One Belonocnema kinseyi isolate 2016_QV_RU_SX_M_011 chromosome 6, B_treatae_v1, whole genome shotgun sequence genomic region harbors:
- the LOC117174797 gene encoding translation machinery-associated protein 7 homolog isoform X4 — translation MSGREGGKKKPLKAPKKDNKEMDEDDLAFKQKQKETQKALQDAAKKAAQKGPLVTGGIKKSGKK, via the coding sequence ATGTCAGGACGAGAAGGAGGTAAGAAAAAACCCCTGAAGGCTCCCAAAAAAGACAACAAAGAAATGGATGAGGACGACCTAGCTTTCAAACAGAAGCAAAAGGAGACACAGAAGGCTTTACAAGATGCGGCGAAGAAAGCTGCCCAAAAGGGTCCTCTTGTGACTGGCGGTATAAAAAAGTCTGGGAAAAAATGA
- the LOC117174797 gene encoding uncharacterized protein LOC117174797 isoform X1, which produces MFELMQGVINELREEAGETQQQQTLEGLPPRELRKLAGRGNLNLIGRMEPIALPASPPASGGSGTLSGSRRAEGHFPTAATGPGKRRRTLGAGRNGPRPVAQVHRPSRTLLTLVDLQQGQPGWTTN; this is translated from the coding sequence ATGTTTGAGCTGATGCAGGGAGTAATCAACGAGCTGCGGGAGGAAGCTGGGGAAACCCAGCAACAACAAACCCTAGAAGGATTACCCCCACGGGAACTCCGTAAACTGGCCGGCAGGGGTAATCTCAACCTGATCGGAAGGATGGAACCGATTGCCCTTCCGGCTTCACCACCAGCCTCAGGGGGCAGTGGGACTCTCTCAGGAAGTAGAAGAGCCGAAGGTCACTTTCCAACGGCAGCAACCGGCCCGGGAAAGCGACGACGCACGTTGGGAGCCGGCCGGAATGGCCCGAGACCAGTCGCACAAGTCCATCGACCAAGCCGGACCCTGTTGACGCTCGTCGACCTACAGCAGGGACAGCCCGGCTGGACCACCAACTAA